Proteins from one Bdellovibrio svalbardensis genomic window:
- a CDS encoding tetratricopeptide repeat protein has protein sequence MALRTVVLLMAIHLFSIYCFAETEKGLLPEVRLNNNEDDNEKKAFSSEILITRSENKAIESLQAILKKQKGSKNEADLWYRLAELYMRRSKSGRFFDLHKDTPMMKLSSFPVPNEKGSEAMKRAIKIYSKIETEFPQFKQMDSVLFNNAFAHQQIGKFKESDLLYGKLLQNFPKSPLVPDGTLALGELLYDQGKFTQALEQFQRLEKFPQSRVYSYGMYKAAWAYYNLHDSENGIKKLVEVVKNNPPLQEGEVPTNRHNLRREAMRDLTVFIGDTYPANKLYSFFEDITTEEELGQSMTDLAKLYDSHSRQKEMNIFLEEYIEKRSSGPDVVKSHLALVEANEVLKKRDKVLDHLQTASDLCRKDSTWRTLQKPDVVQSSCTEGFRHTSLDMAKKWWDIWTKNKQNVAFSDLTQKLFKLMLDNEDPAKPDLKTRFAYAELLFQLENYDDASVQYKMVGEKASEDPMRHDANYAALFSKEKSIDKKKDALKEAERKELALNYLAKHPTGKFATAVKFKIGHIAYEENNYPEAEKWLKPLTLVKGTENADIKKKSEDLVLDMLNIKKDYAGIKAFSKQVMTSSTDENRKKNMNKIFEEAHFTEVQEFAKAGDKDEAAQKLIAYAKEHDGSKLAQDATWQAIGLYYTEGKVFEGAELCLKYAGKYPDDKKNLDALKDAAKAYAEIGQVSKSAETLVKIADLDKKNRNSHLETAADIYLLEKKIKDARSAYMNILSAADNKTQERIYAKLMDSYKDEQNSPEFAKLQNQVQAKGLEPYTTQIMIDKAKALLAAGKMTAAFDLSMKANGRNVPAEVRAEARLIQARVLEKELTQQSVKAREEKFATVLGIKTEKLDKAQTAYVTALKMSKDPYQQLEAMRGIDRCYGNYIEALTSMPLPASLKPEEQQQLRAELAKLITPIQDKKNDNEAKLKVLAASKGQAATTERVYANIRVDQTVTPNVQYPSVEKMTAFLPASTDMSIGKVSRFEIRPETRSGKTCNKSAVLTGQLAKLNPIEIAGNCYGSRQFEIVEKLGLELAKNKETRALGLFYASVGAEARGFSEKSLWMIEAALKLQPEASPFIYQKARLVYKDDGLNAAMQFFDKVLDMQMPSTEMQTFAGVKAFSEGDFTKAIEKFSSLSKEQLYTFNVGAVMSEAYAQKGEVDKALSTVKDLLNAKKDNVDFLLEQAHLFETYKGSPTLALDSYEKAFKASSQVELRDWLGKKIQYLKNQNKVGQNVISGDL, from the coding sequence ATGGCACTGCGTACAGTAGTTCTTCTTATGGCGATACATCTTTTTTCGATTTACTGTTTTGCAGAGACAGAAAAAGGTCTATTGCCCGAAGTTCGTTTGAATAACAACGAAGATGACAATGAGAAAAAGGCTTTCAGCAGCGAAATCCTGATCACTCGCTCTGAAAACAAGGCCATCGAGTCCCTGCAAGCCATTCTTAAAAAACAAAAAGGTTCTAAAAACGAAGCGGATCTTTGGTATCGTTTGGCTGAACTCTATATGAGAAGATCGAAATCAGGTCGTTTCTTTGACCTGCACAAAGACACGCCGATGATGAAACTTTCCTCGTTCCCAGTACCTAACGAAAAAGGTTCTGAGGCGATGAAGCGCGCAATTAAAATTTACTCCAAAATTGAAACTGAGTTTCCCCAATTCAAACAGATGGACTCGGTTCTGTTTAACAATGCTTTTGCACATCAGCAAATTGGCAAATTTAAAGAATCAGATCTTCTTTACGGCAAACTCCTTCAAAACTTTCCAAAGTCCCCACTGGTTCCTGACGGAACTCTGGCCTTGGGCGAACTCCTTTATGATCAAGGCAAATTCACCCAGGCTTTGGAACAATTCCAACGCCTGGAAAAGTTCCCGCAAAGTCGCGTGTACTCTTACGGAATGTACAAGGCGGCCTGGGCTTACTACAATCTTCATGACAGTGAAAACGGCATCAAAAAATTGGTTGAGGTCGTAAAAAACAATCCTCCTCTTCAAGAAGGTGAAGTGCCAACAAACCGCCATAATCTCCGTCGCGAAGCAATGCGTGATTTGACGGTTTTCATTGGTGACACCTACCCTGCAAATAAACTCTATTCTTTCTTTGAGGATATCACGACGGAAGAGGAGCTCGGCCAGTCTATGACGGACCTTGCGAAACTTTATGATTCCCACAGCCGTCAAAAGGAAATGAACATCTTCCTCGAAGAGTATATCGAAAAACGCTCTTCCGGTCCTGACGTGGTTAAATCCCATTTAGCCTTGGTGGAAGCTAATGAGGTCTTGAAAAAGCGCGATAAAGTTCTTGATCACTTGCAAACAGCCAGCGATCTTTGCCGCAAGGACTCTACCTGGAGAACCTTGCAAAAGCCTGATGTTGTTCAATCCTCATGTACAGAAGGCTTCCGCCACACCAGCCTGGATATGGCTAAAAAATGGTGGGACATCTGGACGAAGAACAAACAAAACGTGGCTTTCTCTGACCTGACTCAAAAATTGTTCAAATTGATGTTGGACAACGAAGACCCAGCAAAACCTGATTTGAAAACACGCTTTGCGTATGCCGAGCTTCTTTTCCAATTGGAAAACTATGATGACGCTAGCGTTCAATACAAGATGGTTGGCGAAAAAGCTTCAGAAGATCCAATGCGCCATGACGCAAACTATGCCGCTCTTTTCTCTAAAGAGAAAAGCATCGACAAGAAAAAAGACGCTTTGAAAGAAGCGGAACGTAAAGAATTGGCGTTGAACTACCTGGCGAAACACCCGACTGGCAAATTTGCGACAGCCGTCAAATTCAAAATCGGTCACATCGCTTACGAAGAAAACAACTATCCTGAAGCAGAAAAATGGTTGAAGCCTTTGACTTTGGTTAAAGGCACTGAGAACGCAGATATCAAAAAGAAGTCCGAGGACTTGGTTTTGGATATGCTCAATATCAAGAAAGACTACGCGGGAATCAAAGCCTTCTCTAAACAAGTCATGACTTCTTCAACCGACGAAAATCGCAAGAAGAACATGAATAAAATCTTCGAAGAGGCTCATTTCACGGAAGTTCAAGAGTTTGCCAAAGCTGGCGACAAAGACGAAGCAGCGCAAAAACTTATTGCCTACGCGAAAGAGCATGATGGATCTAAACTTGCCCAGGACGCTACTTGGCAGGCCATCGGTCTTTACTACACTGAAGGCAAAGTCTTCGAAGGCGCGGAACTCTGCTTGAAATATGCCGGCAAATATCCTGATGACAAAAAAAATCTGGATGCTTTGAAGGACGCTGCCAAAGCTTATGCTGAAATCGGCCAAGTTTCAAAATCAGCGGAAACCTTGGTTAAAATTGCGGATCTCGACAAGAAAAACCGCAATTCACACCTTGAAACCGCTGCTGACATCTATTTGTTGGAAAAGAAAATCAAAGATGCTCGTTCTGCTTATATGAACATCCTCTCTGCGGCTGACAATAAAACGCAGGAGCGCATTTACGCAAAATTGATGGATTCCTATAAAGACGAACAGAATTCCCCTGAGTTCGCGAAACTGCAAAACCAGGTTCAAGCGAAGGGTTTGGAGCCTTATACAACTCAAATCATGATTGATAAGGCGAAGGCATTGCTGGCAGCCGGAAAAATGACTGCGGCTTTTGATCTTTCTATGAAAGCCAACGGTCGCAACGTACCGGCAGAGGTTCGTGCGGAAGCCCGCTTGATACAAGCCCGTGTCCTGGAAAAAGAATTGACTCAACAAAGTGTTAAAGCTCGCGAAGAGAAATTTGCGACAGTCCTGGGAATTAAAACCGAAAAACTCGACAAAGCCCAAACTGCTTATGTGACAGCTTTGAAAATGAGTAAAGATCCCTACCAACAACTTGAAGCCATGCGCGGCATTGACCGTTGCTACGGTAACTATATCGAGGCGCTAACAAGCATGCCTCTTCCTGCTTCATTGAAACCAGAAGAGCAACAACAGTTGCGCGCTGAGCTCGCAAAACTCATCACGCCTATTCAAGACAAGAAGAATGATAACGAGGCGAAGCTTAAAGTTCTGGCCGCCTCTAAAGGGCAAGCCGCAACGACAGAAAGAGTTTACGCAAACATCCGTGTTGATCAGACCGTGACTCCAAATGTGCAGTACCCTTCTGTTGAAAAGATGACAGCCTTTTTACCTGCATCGACAGATATGAGCATCGGAAAGGTGTCTCGTTTCGAGATACGTCCAGAGACTCGCAGTGGAAAAACCTGCAATAAATCTGCGGTTTTAACAGGGCAACTTGCGAAGCTTAATCCGATCGAAATTGCAGGAAATTGTTATGGTTCTAGACAGTTCGAAATCGTTGAAAAGCTGGGTCTTGAGCTTGCGAAAAACAAAGAGACCAGAGCTCTGGGTTTGTTCTACGCCAGCGTTGGCGCAGAAGCTCGCGGATTCTCTGAAAAATCTTTGTGGATGATTGAAGCGGCATTGAAGCTTCAACCTGAAGCTTCACCATTCATCTATCAGAAAGCACGCTTGGTTTATAAAGACGATGGCTTGAATGCAGCAATGCAATTTTTCGATAAAGTTTTAGACATGCAAATGCCTTCTACAGAAATGCAAACTTTCGCAGGAGTGAAGGCTTTCTCAGAGGGAGATTTTACTAAAGCAATTGAAAAATTCTCTTCGCTTAGTAAAGAACAGTTGTATACTTTCAATGTAGGCGCCGTGATGAGTGAAGCATACGCTCAGAAAGGTGAAGTCGATAAAGCCTTGAGCACAGTGAAAGACTTGCTTAACGCGAAGAAAGACAATGTCGACTTCCTCTTGGAGCAAGCTCACTTGTTCGAAACTTACAAAGGCAGCCCAACACTCGCTTTGGATTCTTATGAAAAGGCATTCAAAGCAAGTTCACAAGTTGAGCTGCGCGATTGGTTAGGTAAGAAGATACAGTATTTGAAAAATCAAAACAAAGTCGGTCAGAACGTAATCTCAGGAGACTTGTAG
- a CDS encoding methyl-accepting chemotaxis protein → MTSSMGSWFRGIKGKLLFAAALPVLGFTIVYFIAHANFNTLGDLLSTSNKFIIPNLQGVGEMRQARNKFGYQIWAAMNMPTTEKRMERLKIVHQAIEEFDKGFKLYNSVPSPAELAPTDKLGNDNIVEYLALLKKCADLVESGKPEAYDEVKHQLDGRLWELGTTMNKMTTAALKYFDETALANTKTAEDTIKTANNIILFTTLTACLSIFAILMFIAGRISSSVGSIASRLTTAGSNVASSVEQLNEAGNSLSQSSTEAAASLEETVAALEELTSMVQMNSDNAKQAATLSASSREAAERGEREIQSLIQSMTTISQSSKKIEEIISVIDDIAFQTNLLALNAAVEAARAGEQGKGFAVVAEAVRSLAQRSSAAAKDITSLIKDSVSQIEDGSQIADQSGAVLTNIVTSVKKVSDLNSEIAAASSEQTTGIQQISKAMNQLDQASQSNAASAEEIAATSGEINNLAVTAQNLTVELNLVVMGAQEGSNFPTLESSSKATRVTASKQSNLTPLRRNASGKDTKRTSTNAIPFDEDTRSRVGTTDGF, encoded by the coding sequence ATGACGTCATCTATGGGCAGTTGGTTTCGAGGGATCAAGGGGAAACTTCTCTTTGCGGCAGCACTTCCTGTTTTGGGTTTCACCATCGTATATTTTATTGCGCACGCAAACTTCAATACCCTGGGAGACCTGCTCAGCACCTCCAATAAATTCATTATCCCTAATCTTCAAGGCGTCGGAGAAATGCGCCAGGCGCGAAATAAATTCGGCTATCAAATTTGGGCGGCGATGAACATGCCCACCACAGAAAAACGCATGGAACGTTTGAAAATCGTTCACCAAGCCATCGAAGAGTTTGATAAAGGTTTTAAGCTCTATAATTCAGTTCCCAGCCCTGCAGAACTGGCGCCCACTGACAAATTGGGTAATGACAATATTGTAGAGTACCTGGCTCTTCTGAAAAAATGTGCCGACCTTGTGGAGAGTGGTAAACCCGAAGCCTATGATGAGGTAAAACACCAACTTGATGGCCGTCTTTGGGAGCTGGGCACAACCATGAACAAAATGACGACTGCGGCATTAAAATACTTTGATGAGACGGCCCTTGCAAATACAAAGACTGCAGAAGACACCATCAAGACTGCAAACAACATCATCTTGTTCACAACACTGACGGCCTGTCTTTCGATTTTTGCTATCCTCATGTTTATCGCCGGCCGGATATCCTCATCAGTGGGCTCCATTGCCTCTCGCCTGACAACAGCAGGAAGCAATGTCGCATCTTCTGTGGAGCAGCTCAATGAAGCTGGCAACAGCCTTTCTCAGTCTTCCACTGAAGCAGCCGCCTCTTTGGAAGAAACCGTGGCAGCCCTCGAGGAATTAACTTCAATGGTGCAAATGAACTCGGACAATGCCAAACAAGCGGCGACTCTTTCCGCGTCTTCACGAGAAGCCGCCGAACGGGGCGAACGCGAAATTCAAAGTCTCATTCAATCGATGACGACCATTTCTCAATCATCAAAGAAAATTGAAGAGATCATCTCAGTCATCGACGATATCGCCTTCCAGACTAATTTGCTGGCATTGAATGCCGCTGTCGAGGCCGCTCGAGCTGGCGAACAAGGAAAAGGATTTGCCGTCGTTGCCGAAGCCGTTCGCAGCCTGGCTCAGCGAAGCTCTGCTGCTGCCAAGGATATCACCAGCTTAATTAAAGATTCAGTATCTCAAATCGAAGATGGCAGTCAGATCGCAGACCAAAGCGGCGCTGTTCTTACAAACATTGTGACTTCGGTCAAAAAGGTTTCTGATCTCAACAGTGAGATTGCAGCGGCGAGCTCTGAACAAACCACCGGCATCCAACAAATCAGCAAAGCGATGAATCAGCTGGATCAAGCTTCGCAGTCGAACGCCGCCTCAGCGGAAGAGATTGCCGCGACCAGTGGGGAGATCAATAACCTTGCGGTGACAGCTCAGAATCTCACAGTTGAGCTCAACCTGGTTGTTATGGGGGCGCAAGAAGGGTCCAACTTCCCTACGCTTGAATCCAGTTCAAAAGCGACCCGAGTCACCGCCTCGAAGCAGTCCAATCTCACACCGTTACGAAGAAACGCCTCAGGAAAAGACACCAAGAGAACTTCCACAAATGCGATTCCGTTCGATGAAGATACAAGGTCTCGTGTTGGAACAACGGATGGTTTCTAG
- a CDS encoding outer membrane beta-barrel domain-containing protein, with product MFKKSLLVINMSVILWGIGAASTATAQDTKPEAKQERGSDKLDIKKLEQKYWAAKDDDFSVVQNRRYTKADRFYLTASAGIPFNDPYSTGSIFAANLGYFMNERWGFEFNYNSANMKDNDAVDQFVNTYKVMPDHNIFKSSQFVSAIWVPFYAKMSALDKAIIYFDMGLSVGVGNLNYEIAKVEGNDSKGTFAYKLGVFQQIFFSEHFAVRVDLNNTWSSQNKMKYYVPGSTVNGNAITGTRDQGSETVNDTSLMIGLTYWH from the coding sequence GTGTTTAAGAAATCATTACTAGTAATCAACATGTCTGTCATCTTGTGGGGCATCGGTGCCGCATCAACAGCAACAGCTCAAGATACCAAACCAGAAGCCAAACAAGAGCGTGGTAGCGACAAACTCGATATCAAAAAGCTCGAACAAAAATATTGGGCGGCTAAAGATGACGATTTCAGTGTCGTGCAAAATCGTCGCTACACCAAGGCCGACAGATTTTATTTAACGGCGTCAGCGGGTATTCCCTTCAATGACCCTTACAGCACAGGTTCTATCTTTGCTGCGAATTTGGGTTATTTTATGAATGAGCGCTGGGGCTTTGAGTTCAACTACAATTCCGCGAACATGAAAGATAATGATGCCGTTGACCAGTTCGTGAATACTTACAAAGTTATGCCAGATCATAACATCTTTAAGTCTTCACAATTTGTCTCAGCAATCTGGGTTCCCTTCTATGCGAAAATGAGCGCTTTGGATAAAGCGATCATCTACTTCGATATGGGACTTTCAGTCGGCGTAGGTAACTTGAACTATGAAATTGCAAAAGTTGAAGGCAATGATTCCAAAGGAACTTTTGCTTACAAACTTGGCGTCTTCCAACAGATTTTCTTCTCTGAGCACTTTGCCGTGAGAGTCGACCTGAACAACACCTGGTCGAGCCAAAACAAGATGAAGTATTATGTTCCAGGATCTACGGTCAACGGTAACGCCATCACAGGTACCCGTGATCAGGGAAGCGAAACTGTGAACGACACCTCATTGATGATTGGTCTTACTTACTGGCACTAA
- a CDS encoding AgmX/PglI C-terminal domain-containing protein, giving the protein MLTLIVRQSLKNGTAKTWKLRSSNSAQTFGSSRLADVISIAPTTKGIQGIFEFRDNQWWYVNMDMQTGAKISGSPALLLNKEQTLEMEDCTLSFTPVKRESDLYQRLETVGRDSSAMGVELGKQFQLYMVKQSGRVLETRILPVNKKFKPAFSNNKVACIPSPEWHRQMVDDVEVSQRTLSLEDAARLARFSPSQLVDQDSKKGVILMLGAAAFFITVAIFSPKSSHTVAETAPPKVAQKIIVKTELKPKRKKSEVAKPAQQVVVKQAPAAAGPKAEMPTGGGGGKIANMMKSISGGRISQLIGKVSAQGAKSANVVFANGVKAGAGPSGRALAAVGNMERSGRDWGAAGTGTGVMISTNGKGGGKNASGMGGLVAGGTGSGGVGLIEEESEIIGGLDREIIAQYIKSKLGQILYCYERQLSANPDLFGKVAVKFTIGPTGSVEQQLIGDTTLKNATVEGCILNRVAAWKFPNPQGGTRVLVTYPFLFKSTN; this is encoded by the coding sequence ATGCTCACTCTGATTGTACGTCAGTCTCTTAAAAACGGGACTGCGAAAACTTGGAAGTTGCGCTCATCAAATTCGGCTCAAACCTTCGGTTCATCCCGTTTGGCCGACGTTATCTCCATCGCCCCAACGACAAAGGGAATTCAAGGCATTTTTGAATTCCGCGACAATCAATGGTGGTATGTGAATATGGATATGCAGACCGGTGCCAAAATCTCTGGCTCCCCGGCTCTACTGCTCAATAAAGAGCAAACTCTTGAAATGGAAGACTGCACTCTTTCGTTCACTCCAGTGAAACGAGAATCAGATCTTTACCAACGCCTGGAAACTGTGGGTCGCGACAGCTCTGCGATGGGCGTGGAATTGGGAAAGCAATTCCAGCTGTATATGGTTAAGCAATCAGGTCGCGTTCTTGAAACAAGAATCCTTCCTGTAAATAAAAAATTTAAACCTGCTTTCTCCAATAACAAAGTCGCTTGCATTCCATCGCCTGAATGGCACCGCCAAATGGTGGATGACGTTGAAGTGAGCCAAAGAACCTTGTCTTTGGAAGATGCCGCAAGACTGGCGCGCTTCTCTCCAAGTCAATTGGTCGATCAAGACTCTAAAAAAGGTGTGATCTTGATGTTGGGAGCAGCTGCTTTCTTCATCACAGTAGCGATTTTCTCTCCAAAGAGTTCACACACTGTGGCTGAAACGGCCCCTCCGAAAGTGGCGCAAAAGATTATTGTTAAAACTGAATTGAAACCAAAACGCAAAAAATCAGAAGTGGCGAAGCCTGCTCAACAGGTTGTTGTGAAACAAGCTCCTGCTGCAGCAGGTCCTAAGGCAGAAATGCCCACTGGCGGTGGTGGTGGCAAAATTGCCAACATGATGAAATCCATTTCTGGTGGTCGTATTTCTCAATTGATCGGAAAGGTTTCCGCTCAAGGTGCTAAAAGTGCCAATGTCGTTTTTGCAAATGGCGTAAAAGCCGGTGCCGGTCCATCCGGTCGTGCTCTTGCCGCCGTTGGAAATATGGAACGCTCCGGTCGTGACTGGGGTGCTGCAGGAACAGGTACTGGCGTGATGATTTCCACCAATGGTAAAGGAGGCGGTAAAAACGCATCTGGCATGGGCGGATTGGTTGCTGGGGGCACAGGCTCTGGCGGTGTTGGTTTGATCGAGGAAGAATCAGAGATTATTGGCGGTTTGGATCGCGAAATCATCGCTCAATATATCAAATCGAAATTGGGCCAAATTCTTTATTGTTATGAAAGACAACTCAGTGCCAATCCTGATCTATTCGGGAAAGTCGCTGTGAAATTCACTATTGGACCGACAGGTTCAGTAGAACAACAGTTAATTGGGGACACAACGCTTAAGAACGCAACCGTCGAGGGATGTATATTGAATAGGGTTGCCGCATGGAAGTTTCCGAATCCGCAAGGGGGAACTCGCGTGCTCGTAACGTATCCATTTTTATTCAAGAGTACAAACTAA
- a CDS encoding tetratricopeptide repeat protein translates to MNKSLMIFFSLPLLCMSAWADPALTVKKAARPAAANLKVKTSLVPTFEVYQKKVVKGKTEVYKVKNIPLLDLGEEREVQAATLSPLRLPAAAEVKEQEVRRHPPVQALNFAVTPYTLTVENPKQITSAEAFAKIPDVKILNPVAAPVTQEPQVTLVKMDELKPNDYKLLQALIFLEIQKNYELAMGLFAELMDDPEHRIEALYNYAQTAKGMGLNSEFREYMIQVAKETKNKDWQQRATEALVKNITVLQHSDIAMIDPLVSKYELDVTKNDDYQLTRAKYYSEVGQLGLVEDALIYISETSPRYPDALMLSSLLSYRQGKVDEAIINLERLMQITEANKTSQIRSVGALTLARMQFQKSQYKDAFQSYLKVDKSNPLWLQAMIESAWTQILGEDYEGAAGNMFSLHTDFFKNAFAPESYVVRTVGYLNLCQYGDGAEVLNDMRQKYSPWKKKLEAYNSTHKDPLNYYDTVKSWIKNSDLKEVDGLPRSFIVELARHPGYMSVQKQINTYEDEISRFNRIALNLINMERDLLKKQNAASKELADAKTKIGKNSPSEGAVQAIQTAEKKLLSYRIQYHIANKARTSIKNIRAQGLARIDKEKDVLRKAAAKTLQTRFTEMYASLNKVLDQNDVLQYELYSGAGEHLRYQMAGGDVNTKERAELKVQKEKSLNWKFKGEIWEDEVGHYRSSLKNVCPQESNVAGLSEQ, encoded by the coding sequence ATGAATAAGTCATTGATGATATTTTTCAGTCTTCCACTACTCTGCATGTCTGCATGGGCGGATCCTGCTTTGACCGTCAAGAAAGCAGCGCGCCCAGCAGCGGCAAACTTAAAAGTTAAAACAAGCCTGGTTCCTACCTTCGAAGTTTATCAAAAGAAGGTAGTGAAAGGAAAAACGGAAGTTTACAAGGTTAAGAATATTCCTTTACTTGACCTCGGCGAAGAGCGCGAAGTGCAAGCGGCGACTTTAAGTCCTCTGCGCCTCCCCGCCGCCGCCGAAGTCAAAGAACAGGAAGTTCGCCGCCACCCACCCGTTCAGGCGCTGAACTTTGCGGTCACACCTTATACCTTGACCGTCGAGAACCCAAAACAAATTACGAGCGCCGAAGCCTTTGCAAAGATTCCGGATGTCAAAATCTTGAATCCAGTGGCGGCACCAGTAACCCAGGAACCTCAGGTCACTCTCGTAAAAATGGACGAGCTTAAACCAAACGACTACAAGCTTTTGCAAGCTTTGATTTTCCTCGAGATTCAAAAGAACTATGAATTGGCTATGGGTTTGTTTGCGGAGTTGATGGATGATCCCGAACACCGCATTGAGGCATTGTACAACTATGCACAAACTGCCAAGGGCATGGGACTTAATTCTGAATTCAGAGAATACATGATCCAGGTTGCCAAAGAGACAAAAAACAAGGATTGGCAACAACGTGCCACTGAAGCACTGGTGAAAAACATCACAGTTCTTCAACACTCTGATATTGCCATGATTGACCCTTTGGTCAGTAAATACGAATTGGATGTCACAAAAAACGATGACTACCAATTAACTCGTGCAAAATACTACTCTGAAGTGGGACAGTTGGGTCTGGTCGAAGACGCTCTGATCTATATCTCAGAAACATCTCCTCGCTATCCTGACGCTTTGATGCTGTCTTCTTTGTTGAGCTACCGTCAAGGCAAGGTCGATGAAGCTATTATCAATTTGGAAAGACTGATGCAAATTACAGAGGCCAATAAAACGTCACAGATTCGTTCCGTCGGTGCATTGACCTTGGCGCGCATGCAATTCCAAAAAAGCCAATACAAAGACGCTTTCCAATCTTACTTGAAAGTGGACAAATCCAACCCTCTTTGGTTGCAAGCAATGATTGAAAGTGCCTGGACGCAGATTCTGGGTGAAGACTACGAAGGTGCTGCAGGGAATATGTTCTCATTGCACACGGATTTCTTTAAAAACGCCTTTGCTCCGGAATCATACGTAGTTCGTACCGTAGGCTACTTGAATCTTTGCCAATATGGTGACGGCGCGGAAGTCCTCAATGATATGCGCCAAAAATACAGCCCATGGAAGAAGAAGCTGGAAGCTTACAACTCCACACATAAAGATCCCCTCAACTATTATGATACCGTCAAGAGCTGGATTAAAAATTCAGACTTAAAAGAAGTTGATGGTTTGCCAAGATCCTTCATCGTCGAGCTGGCTCGCCATCCCGGCTATATGAGCGTACAAAAGCAAATCAACACTTATGAAGACGAAATCAGTCGTTTCAACAGAATTGCTTTGAACTTGATCAACATGGAACGCGATCTTCTAAAGAAACAAAATGCGGCGAGCAAAGAACTTGCTGATGCAAAAACAAAAATAGGCAAAAACAGTCCTTCCGAAGGTGCTGTCCAAGCCATACAGACTGCCGAGAAGAAGCTATTGAGCTACCGCATTCAGTACCATATCGCCAACAAAGCCCGAACTTCGATCAAAAATATCAGAGCGCAGGGCTTGGCACGTATTGATAAAGAAAAAGATGTACTTCGCAAGGCCGCGGCAAAAACGTTACAAACCCGCTTCACTGAGATGTATGCCAGCTTGAATAAGGTGTTGGACCAAAACGACGTGCTTCAGTATGAATTGTACTCTGGCGCGGGCGAGCATCTTCGCTATCAAATGGCCGGCGGTGATGTAAATACGAAAGAACGTGCTGAATTAAAAGTGCAAAAAGAAAAAAGTTTGAACTGGAAATTTAAAGGTGAAATCTGGGAAGATGAAGTAGGTCACTACCGTTCTTCTTTGAAAAACGTCTGCCCACAAGAATCAAATGTGGCTGGTTTGTCTGAACAATAA